In Deltaproteobacteria bacterium, the DNA window GGCAAGGTGCCGGACGGCAAGCACGTCATCTACGCCAACACGCCGAGCTATGTCGGCTCGCACGTCACCGGCTTTTCGAACATGGTCAAGGGCATGGTGAAGGGCTTCGCGATCGCGACCGGCAAGAAGAACGGCCGCGTCAACATCATCCCCGGCTGGGTCGAACCCTCGGACATGGAAGAAGTGAAGCGCCTGGCCGGGCTCATGGGTCTGAACATCATCCTTTTTCCGGACACCTCCGGCGTGTTGAACGCCGGTCTGACCGGCGAGTACAAAATGTTCCCGGACGGCGGCACGCCTGTCGCGGACCTCGTGGCCAGCGGCGACGCCATCGGCACCCTGGCCCTGGGCGAATGGTGTTCGGCCGACGCGGCGCGCTGGCTGGACAGCAAATGCAAGGTGCCGTGCACGGTCCTGGACATGCCCTTTGGCCTCAAGGCCACGGACCGCTTCATCGACACCCTGCGCACGGTCGCGGGCGTGAGCGTGCCGGACACCATCGCCTTTGAGCGCGGTCAGCTGGTGGATCTCATTTCCGACATGCATCAGTATTTTTACGGCAAGAAAGTGGCCCTGGTCGGCGACCCGGATCAGCTCATCTCCATGACCGAGTTCCTGGTTTCCCTGGACATGAAGCCCATCCACATCGTCACCGGCACCTCGGGCTCCAAGTTCGAAAAACGTATCGACGAGATCACAAGCGCCGGGGGCTACAAGGCCAACGTCCGCGCGGGCGGGGACATGTTTTTGCTGCACCAGTGGATCAAGAACGAACCCGTGGATCTGATCATCGGCAACACCTACTGCAAGTACATTGCCCGCGACGAGGACATCCCGTTCCTGCGCTGGGGGTTCCCCATCCTGGACCGGGTCGGACACCAGTACTTCCCGACGGCGGGCTACAAGGGCGGGCTGGCGCTGTTGACCAAAATTCTGGATCTGATTTTGTCCCGCCGGGACCGTGACGATCCGGAGGAGACGTTTGAACTCGTATTCTAATCGGACAGCGGCGGGGCGACCCGCCGCCCGTTAAGGAGCAGAGCATGACCCCTCCCCAAGGACTCCGCCCGCTGGTGGCCGTGGCCAGCAGCACGGGCTCGATTGTGGACACCCATCTCGGGCAGGCCAGGGAATTTCGGATTTACGGCAGCGACGCAGGGCTGGTCGGACTGATCGGAACCCGCCCCGCGCCTGCCCCCGGCGGCGGGAATGCCCGGTGGGAAGGCGTGGCCGAGATTCTTTCGGATTGCGCCTACCTGCTGGTTGCCAGCGTGGGCCGCAAACCGCTCGAACTTCTGGCTTCCAACGGACTGACGGTCATCGAGGCCGAAGGGTTCGTGCTCAGTCTGGTGCGGCAGCTCTATGTCGGTGCAAAGCAGTAATGGTATTTCAATACGATGGAGTAAAATATGGCAATTCCGGAAAAACAGATTCTCGTCTGCCAGAGTTTTCGGGTCGGCGGCGATCCCAAGGGTGTCTGTTTCAAGCAGACCGACGGTTTTTTGCAGTACCTTGAAGAGGAAATCCTGGCTCGTGGCCTGGATATCCTGGTCACGGCCACGGGGTGCATGAAGCTGTGCGAAAAAGGCCCGATCATGGTTGTCCAGCCCGACAACTGGTGGTTCGGGGGCGTGAACAGTGAAGAGGCCATTGACGCCATCCTGGATGGCATCGAAGCGGGCGAGCCCAGCCCCGCGTATCAATTGAAGTAACCAGGGACAGGACCATGCTCGTCATCATTCGCCACGCCAGACC includes these proteins:
- a CDS encoding nitrogenase molybdenum-iron protein subunit beta; amino-acid sequence: GKVPDGKHVIYANTPSYVGSHVTGFSNMVKGMVKGFAIATGKKNGRVNIIPGWVEPSDMEEVKRLAGLMGLNIILFPDTSGVLNAGLTGEYKMFPDGGTPVADLVASGDAIGTLALGEWCSADAARWLDSKCKVPCTVLDMPFGLKATDRFIDTLRTVAGVSVPDTIAFERGQLVDLISDMHQYFYGKKVALVGDPDQLISMTEFLVSLDMKPIHIVTGTSGSKFEKRIDEITSAGGYKANVRAGGDMFLLHQWIKNEPVDLIIGNTYCKYIARDEDIPFLRWGFPILDRVGHQYFPTAGYKGGLALLTKILDLILSRRDRDDPEETFELVF
- a CDS encoding (2Fe-2S) ferredoxin domain-containing protein, producing MAIPEKQILVCQSFRVGGDPKGVCFKQTDGFLQYLEEEILARGLDILVTATGCMKLCEKGPIMVVQPDNWWFGGVNSEEAIDAILDGIEAGEPSPAYQLK